One genomic region from Flagellimonas oceani encodes:
- the map gene encoding type I methionyl aminopeptidase, with amino-acid sequence MSITKEDELIGMKKVSEAVAVALKEMRNYAKPGMTTKQLDDFGAGILSDYGAKSAPFLTYGFPGHTCISVNREFCHGIPSASRRLEEGDLVNIDVSAELEGYWSDNGGSFVLGEDSNHHQNLVDASKQILHKAIDNIRGGVRISSIGHLIETEARKHGYKVIKNLTGHGIGRSLHEAPNEIANFKDRFNKVRFKKNSVVAIETFIATSSTQAETLANGWTMVGNKGGFMAQHEHTIVVTDGKPLVLTVMNDIWS; translated from the coding sequence ATGTCAATAACAAAGGAAGATGAACTTATAGGAATGAAAAAAGTGAGCGAGGCCGTTGCTGTCGCATTAAAGGAAATGCGGAACTATGCCAAGCCTGGAATGACCACAAAACAGTTGGATGATTTCGGGGCTGGAATCCTATCGGACTACGGTGCCAAATCCGCCCCGTTTCTGACCTATGGTTTTCCAGGTCACACTTGTATAAGCGTAAACCGTGAATTTTGTCATGGCATTCCCTCAGCCAGCAGACGGTTGGAAGAGGGCGACCTTGTGAACATTGATGTATCGGCAGAACTCGAAGGGTATTGGTCGGATAACGGGGGGTCCTTTGTGTTGGGCGAGGATAGCAACCACCATCAAAACCTTGTAGACGCCTCGAAACAGATTCTGCACAAGGCAATCGACAACATTAGGGGCGGTGTCCGCATTTCCAGTATCGGGCATTTAATTGAAACGGAGGCAAGGAAGCACGGGTACAAAGTAATCAAAAACCTAACCGGGCATGGTATTGGAAGAAGTCTCCACGAAGCACCGAATGAAATAGCGAATTTCAAGGACCGTTTCAATAAAGTCAGGTTCAAAAAGAACTCGGTGGTTGCCATTGAGACCTTTATCGCAACTTCCTCGACCCAAGCTGAAACATTGGCTAATGGTTGGACCATGGTCGGAAACAAAGGCGGATTCATGGCGCAGCACGAACACACGATTGTGGTAACGGATGGGAAGCCTCTTGTATTGACGGTAATGAATGATATTTGGTCCTAA
- a CDS encoding endonuclease/exonuclease/phosphatase family protein, translating to MQIKVMAWNILHGGNDIENGLQHVIDIIREVDPDILLMVETYGSGKQIAENLGYNFHLCAPEGTPLDDKSTNLSIFSKYPLGETLTTLYALLTLTSFQVQDSRISRPKHS from the coding sequence GTGCAGATAAAGGTAATGGCATGGAACATTCTTCATGGAGGTAACGATATTGAGAATGGATTACAGCATGTCATAGACATTATAAGGGAGGTTGATCCGGATATTCTTTTAATGGTAGAGACCTATGGTTCCGGAAAACAAATCGCAGAGAACCTCGGATACAATTTTCACTTATGTGCTCCCGAGGGTACACCATTGGACGACAAGTCAACCAATCTATCCATTTTTTCTAAATATCCCTTGGGAGAGACGTTAACAACACTTTATGCTTTACTGACACTTACCTCTTTCCAAGTTCAGGATTCTCGCATAAGTCGGCCGAAACACTCTTGA
- a CDS encoding metallophosphoesterase family protein, translated as MLPGLVKAQASDGGRRPKKLLRIAHITDVHLSSDNNAPARFNACIDKIKERKIDFFLNGGDSIMAADGKDIDREQVSEMWDLWKTSRKRFSEYEMYSCLGNHDMWWAAPDKDDPMYGKGYAMQQLGMPSTFYSFDKNDWHFIVLDSNVDGGGALGLKQMQWLSDDLAKLPKGTPVLIMSHYPILSASTHTVGGNHNDALQITKILYKHPDKRIHCIGGHVHLFDTVVYNNVHYYCNGAMSGYWWGKGDEDSAQKYWYHETPPGYTIIELFEDGSMENHYHPHQF; from the coding sequence ATGCTTCCGGGTTTGGTAAAGGCGCAAGCAAGTGATGGTGGTCGGCGTCCAAAAAAATTACTCAGAATTGCACACATTACGGATGTTCACCTGAGTTCGGATAACAATGCTCCCGCTCGATTTAATGCATGTATTGACAAAATCAAAGAAAGAAAAATCGATTTTTTCTTGAATGGAGGGGATAGTATTATGGCTGCCGATGGTAAGGACATTGACCGAGAGCAAGTAAGTGAAATGTGGGATTTATGGAAAACGTCCAGAAAACGCTTTTCCGAATATGAGATGTACAGTTGTTTGGGCAATCACGATATGTGGTGGGCGGCCCCGGATAAAGATGACCCCATGTATGGTAAAGGGTATGCCATGCAACAATTGGGAATGCCTTCGACTTTTTACAGCTTTGACAAAAATGATTGGCATTTTATCGTTTTGGATAGTAATGTGGATGGGGGTGGAGCATTGGGACTGAAACAAATGCAATGGCTTTCCGATGATTTGGCAAAACTCCCAAAGGGAACACCTGTTTTGATCATGTCCCATTATCCCATTTTATCGGCCTCAACCCATACCGTGGGTGGGAACCATAACGATGCTTTGCAAATCACAAAGATCCTTTACAAACATCCCGATAAAAGGATACATTGCATCGGGGGGCATGTACATTTATTTGATACCGTTGTCTATAACAATGTGCATTATTATTGTAATGGCGCAATGAGCGGGTATTGGTGGGGAAAAGGAGATGAGGATTCAGCCCAAAAGTATTGGTACCACGAGACTCCACCAGGCTATACCATCATTGAGCTTTTTGAAGATGGCTCCATGGAGAACCACTATCATCCACATCAATTTTAA
- a CDS encoding DUF6268 family outer membrane beta-barrel protein: protein MKKCLVIAVLMTISVSVLAQETDSIPSKSMILVKKVTDQFPNTRFIDVHFEQLGSSDYESELFGTPYQTGTIESETRVRAAMNLPIVQKDTRILSASLRYGYRDINFGQANVPSGASPIIGVAESQSFHYFFGSVNYTRYDRLFGKTLVSNLSVFGDASDKKFGVLNAAYVASFVLKRNTQTTTTIGLVLQSNPNAVFPILPAFSYEHQFKDSPWRIDMILPKQLYFRRNLLTGGRLSIGTVFEGEPFYFITDGLGDGDVLYNFNRNEIRSGLMYEYKIYEGLILSLRTGWNYFLNGTIRERGQTKEISTTSFDPNFYVNFGVSFNLIN from the coding sequence ATGAAAAAATGCCTAGTGATAGCTGTCTTGATGACAATTTCAGTTTCCGTGCTTGCCCAGGAAACGGATTCGATTCCATCCAAAAGTATGATCTTGGTAAAAAAGGTGACGGACCAGTTCCCTAATACCCGTTTTATTGACGTCCATTTTGAACAATTGGGTAGCTCGGATTACGAATCGGAGCTGTTTGGCACACCTTATCAGACAGGTACCATTGAAAGTGAGACAAGGGTCCGTGCGGCCATGAACCTCCCGATTGTCCAAAAGGACACTCGGATTTTGAGTGCTTCCCTACGTTATGGTTACAGGGACATTAATTTTGGCCAGGCCAATGTTCCAAGTGGTGCCTCCCCCATCATTGGGGTCGCGGAGAGCCAAAGCTTCCATTATTTCTTCGGCTCGGTGAACTATACCCGATACGATAGGCTATTTGGAAAAACCCTAGTTTCCAACCTAAGTGTATTTGGGGATGCCTCAGATAAGAAGTTCGGTGTATTGAACGCAGCCTATGTTGCCTCTTTCGTCTTAAAGAGAAACACCCAAACGACGACCACCATCGGATTGGTACTGCAATCGAACCCCAATGCCGTATTCCCCATCTTACCGGCCTTTTCCTACGAGCACCAGTTTAAAGACTCGCCTTGGCGCATAGATATGATATTGCCCAAACAGTTGTATTTTAGAAGAAACCTATTAACCGGGGGAAGACTGTCCATCGGGACGGTCTTTGAGGGAGAGCCCTTTTACTTCATCACCGATGGCTTGGGGGACGGGGATGTTCTCTATAACTTCAATCGCAATGAGATCAGATCGGGTCTAATGTATGAATATAAAATATACGAAGGGCTCATTTTGTCCCTGCGTACGGGTTGGAACTATTTTTTGAACGGAACGATACGGGAAAGGGGACAGACCAAGGAAATAAGCACAACCTCATTTGACCCAAATTTCTACGTTAATTTTGGGGTTTCGTTCAATTTGATCAATTAG
- a CDS encoding LytR/AlgR family response regulator transcription factor yields the protein MIEAIIIEDEHIASKRLVQLVNDIAPYIKVAATIFSVEGAIKWFKENPPPDLIFLDIQLHDGYGFDILDAINEHPPIIFTTAYNEYAIRGFKYNGLDYLLKPIDKKELERSLEKFRNQFHVIRETEDVRVQGFKKMFNKEYKRRFMVKVGNHYSSLNVDDIYFFRSEGGTICIITGDGKSYPLEYSLDQLEDMLNPIDFFRINRKYMIALKSVIEIHHYFNSRLLLKLKPVQEEKIIVSRERCSAFKKWLDM from the coding sequence ATGATAGAAGCCATAATCATAGAAGATGAACATATTGCCTCCAAACGTTTGGTACAATTGGTCAATGATATTGCTCCGTACATCAAGGTAGCGGCCACTATTTTTTCGGTTGAAGGAGCTATCAAGTGGTTCAAGGAAAATCCGCCGCCAGACCTTATTTTCTTGGATATCCAGTTGCATGACGGTTATGGGTTTGATATTCTGGACGCTATCAACGAACATCCCCCCATTATCTTCACCACGGCCTATAACGAATACGCCATCCGGGGTTTTAAATACAACGGGTTGGACTACCTGCTCAAACCCATTGATAAAAAGGAACTGGAACGTTCCCTCGAAAAGTTCCGGAACCAGTTCCATGTCATCAGGGAGACTGAGGATGTCAGGGTCCAGGGTTTTAAGAAAATGTTCAACAAGGAGTACAAGCGTCGGTTTATGGTCAAGGTGGGCAACCATTATAGTTCCCTTAATGTAGATGACATTTATTTCTTTAGATCAGAGGGCGGAACGATATGTATTATAACTGGCGATGGGAAAAGTTATCCTTTGGAATATTCCCTTGACCAATTGGAGGATATGTTGAACCCGATCGATTTTTTCAGGATCAACAGAAAATACATGATTGCCTTGAAGTCCGTTATTGAGATCCATCATTATTTCAACAGTCGTTTATTATTGAAGCTCAAACCCGTACAGGAGGAAAAAATAATTGTTTCAAGGGAGCGCTGTTCCGCCTTTAAAAAGTGGTTGGACATGTGA
- a CDS encoding sensor histidine kinase, protein MDLWTKGPIYPTIFMPTGFMMHIGLILKKMGFRLLVVTMVFIVVKSIIDSDYSDPFFTVTSFFYYVSGVIFFMFSWELSDRIIKKHLRDDPYKGLGWVAGVQILGKTIGALLPLFAIGYYLALFHFASVLDLKSQEPWLQFRMDFSRAALIATILILCNLFYFSGQVKNRLHTRMLKLEKEVLATNYKILKNQISPHFLFNSLHTLTSLMYEDRDLASDFTARLASCYRYILDNQDSDLTSLDKELSFLDSFIFMMDVRHQTSLSIRMEINLAPNTYVIPTLTLQMLMENALKHNSFSDKHPMEVIISNDHRYLRISNTLRKRNDAHSSTQLGLENIKNRFSFYTTSPVLIEQRNGHFTVSLPLLKKNVEQKSPLHLLT, encoded by the coding sequence ATGGACCTATGGACCAAAGGGCCGATTTATCCAACTATTTTTATGCCTACCGGATTTATGATGCATATAGGTTTAATATTAAAAAAAATGGGGTTTCGTCTTCTTGTGGTCACGATGGTCTTTATTGTAGTCAAATCAATCATTGATTCGGACTACAGCGACCCATTCTTCACCGTTACATCATTCTTCTATTATGTAAGCGGGGTCATTTTTTTTATGTTCTCATGGGAATTGAGCGACCGGATAATCAAAAAGCATCTAAGGGACGACCCCTACAAAGGATTGGGCTGGGTGGCAGGGGTACAAATTTTGGGAAAGACCATAGGGGCCCTATTGCCCTTGTTCGCGATAGGATATTACCTGGCCCTATTTCATTTCGCCAGTGTTCTTGACCTCAAATCCCAGGAACCTTGGCTCCAATTTCGAATGGATTTTTCAAGGGCGGCACTCATTGCCACAATTCTTATCTTGTGCAATCTATTTTATTTCTCCGGTCAGGTAAAGAACAGATTGCACACAAGGATGCTCAAACTTGAAAAGGAGGTCCTGGCCACCAATTATAAAATATTGAAGAATCAGATCAGCCCCCATTTTTTGTTCAACAGCCTGCACACCCTGACCTCGCTCATGTACGAAGATAGGGACCTGGCCTCTGATTTTACGGCAAGATTGGCTTCTTGCTATCGGTATATCCTGGACAACCAGGATTCAGACCTGACCAGTCTGGACAAAGAGCTCTCCTTTTTGGACTCCTTTATTTTTATGATGGACGTACGCCATCAAACCTCGCTGAGTATACGCATGGAGATAAATTTGGCGCCGAATACCTATGTAATTCCCACACTGACCCTTCAGATGTTGATGGAGAATGCCCTGAAGCATAATTCCTTTTCGGATAAGCATCCTATGGAGGTCATTATTTCAAATGATCACCGATACCTTAGGATATCCAATACGTTGAGAAAAAGAAATGATGCCCATAGCTCAACCCAGTTGGGACTGGAGAATATTAAAAATCGATTTTCCTTTTACACAACATCTCCCGTCTTGATTGAGCAAAGAAATGGACACTTTACCGTTTCCCTGCCCCTATTGAAGAAAAATGTTGAACAAAAATCCCCATTACATCTCCTAACATGA